Proteins from a single region of Hordeum vulgare subsp. vulgare chromosome 6H, MorexV3_pseudomolecules_assembly, whole genome shotgun sequence:
- the LOC123403120 gene encoding subtilisin-chymotrypsin inhibitor-2A-like: MGDAKSSWPEVVGAPSEVAKRKILSDRPDVRVLVAPVGSMVTTDFDDKRVRVFVNTRGDVAQVPSIG, translated from the coding sequence ATGGGTGACGCCAAGTCGTCGTGGCCGGAGGTGGTTGGGGCGCCGTCCGAGGTGGCCAAGCGGAAGATCCTCAGCGACCGCCCGGACGTGCGCGTGCTCGTGGCTCCCGTCGGCTCCATGGTCACCACCGACTTCGACGACAAGCGCGTCCGCGTCTTCGTCAACACCCGCGGCGACGTCGCCCAGGTCCCAAGCATCGGCTAG